Proteins from one Emys orbicularis isolate rEmyOrb1 chromosome 2, rEmyOrb1.hap1, whole genome shotgun sequence genomic window:
- the SPATC1 gene encoding speriolin: MAVISCYERLRMEIQALITENKELRKLVDLMKENQELKNVLQNQSLGGETSLSTVASSRSSPAAGSPLFRQSTSLLWDDSIEDGQLASNLFGSGSKTSSRASKTSISEGQVSEARARTPESSYRSSTDSSKKYMHTRLPSSVNFKASTDSVPHNVSPWDSNLNDTVFTDDMPLLPQSASSPTSRVAPVSFQMPPTPQDPQRPPDVRPKEMTRKVFRAADRPQTQGATSKPSLVKDHNQLTWERIVGEIAFQLDRRILSSIFPERVRLYGFTVNNIPEKIIQASTNAISNQVDEQQCTAMTRRYLEIMNRLKAVGYNPCMHPSFTEYIVNAYGILRERPELAASESGSYNNVDFLRKVVLETVPEPVRDNALILLECLAQLAKDDGKPMFIW, encoded by the exons ATGGCCGTGATCAGCTGCTACGAGCGGCTGAGAATGGAGATCCAGGCGCTGATCACTGAGAACAAGGAGCTCCGGAAGCTGGTGGACTTGATGAAAGAGAACCAGGAGCTGAAAAACGTCCTGCAGAACCAGTCGCTGGGCGGCGAGACGTCGCTGTCCACAGTCGCCTCCAGCAGGTCCA GCCCCGCAGCCGGGTCCCCGCTCTTCCGCCAGAGCACCTCCCTGCTGTGGGACGACTCCATTGAGGACGGGCAGCTCGCCAGCAACCTGTTCGGCTCAGGCTCCAAAACATCCTCCCGGGCCAGCAAGACATCCATCTCCGAGGGCCAGGTCTCTGAGGCCAGGGCCCGAACCCCCGAGTCCTCCTACCGGAGCTCCACCGACTCCAGCAAAAAGTACATGCACACCCGGCTGCCCTCCAGTGTCAACTTCAAAG CCTCCACAGACAGCGTCCCCCACAACGTCTCGCCATGGGACTCCAACCTCAACGACACGGTCTTCACCGACGACATGCCCTTGCTCCCGCAGagtgcctcctcccccaccagcagGGTCGCCCCCGTCAGCTTCCAGATGCCCCCGACCCCACAGGACCCCCAGCGCCCACCGGACGTCAGGCCCAAGGAGATGACGCGCAAGGTCTTCCGAGCCGCCGATAGGCCCCAGACACAAGGGGCCACTTCCAAGCCCAGCCTGGTCAAAG ATCACAACCAGCTGACCTGGGAACGCATCGTGGGGGAAATCGCCTTTCAGCTGGATCGCAGGATCCTCTCCAGCATCTTCCCCGAGCGTGTGCGGCTCTACGGCTTCACCGTCAACAACATCCCTGAGAAGATCATCCAG GCATCCACCAACGCCATCTCCAATCAGGTGGATGAGCAGCAGTGCACAGCGATGACGCGGCGCTACCTGGAAATCATGAACCGCCTGAAGGCGGTGGGGTACAACCCATGCATGCACCCCAGCTTCACCGAGTACATCGTGAACGCCTACGGCATTCTGCGGGAGCGGCCAGAGCTGGCCGCCTCTGAGAGCGGCTCCTACAACAACGTGGACTTCCTGCGCAAGGTGGTGCTGGAGACGGTGCCCGAACCCGTCCGGGACAACGCCCTCATTCTGCTCGAGTGCCTCGCCCAGCTGGCCAAGGACGACGGCAAGCCCATGTTCATCTGGTGA